A single Pseudomonas putida DNA region contains:
- a CDS encoding AraC family transcriptional regulator, with translation MLHSHLTTLNAVSLILNLFREEGCEATTLLAGSGIGPADLGHSDARITTQQELQVCANAVARREEIGLELGRRMHVSCYGMLGYALLSSATLGDALRLALQYPALLGTVFKLRLVDDGQRVWFSASEYHDSPALAAFNAEFCLVSLKVICDDLLGRTLPLLGARFEHTRPGYHGLYTGAFQCPLAFDAEDNAFAFERRWLDMPLPLADPITHKAMSERCRRLNLEFTGRQAWLGRIRELLLQQLDAAPGLEGLARQMNCSSRTLRRHLQALGCSYQQLLDELRFDRAKQLLADEQMPIYLIAETLGFSETASFRHAFQRWSGVAPSHFRG, from the coding sequence ATGCTGCACAGCCACCTGACCACCCTCAACGCGGTTTCGCTGATCCTCAATCTGTTCCGGGAAGAGGGCTGCGAGGCAACGACGCTGCTCGCCGGCAGCGGCATAGGCCCGGCCGACCTTGGCCATAGCGACGCACGTATCACCACCCAGCAAGAGCTTCAGGTGTGCGCCAATGCCGTGGCCCGGCGCGAGGAGATTGGCCTGGAACTGGGCAGGCGCATGCATGTGTCGTGCTACGGCATGCTCGGTTACGCCCTGCTCTCCAGTGCCACTTTGGGTGACGCCCTGCGCCTGGCGCTGCAATATCCGGCACTGCTGGGAACAGTCTTCAAGCTGCGCCTGGTCGACGACGGCCAACGCGTCTGGTTCAGCGCCAGCGAATACCACGACAGCCCTGCCCTCGCTGCCTTCAATGCCGAATTCTGCCTGGTGTCACTGAAAGTGATTTGCGATGACCTGCTCGGTCGCACGCTGCCGCTGCTCGGCGCCCGCTTCGAGCACACGCGGCCCGGCTACCACGGCCTGTACACCGGGGCATTCCAGTGTCCGCTGGCCTTTGACGCCGAGGACAACGCCTTTGCCTTCGAACGGCGCTGGCTGGATATGCCATTGCCGCTGGCCGACCCGATTACCCACAAGGCCATGAGCGAGCGCTGCCGGCGCCTGAACCTGGAGTTCACCGGGCGCCAGGCCTGGCTGGGGCGTATACGCGAGCTCCTGCTGCAACAACTGGATGCAGCGCCAGGGCTGGAGGGGCTAGCGCGGCAGATGAACTGCTCGTCGCGGACCTTGCGTCGGCACCTGCAGGCGCTGGGCTGCAGTTATCAACAACTGCTTGATGAACTGCGCTTTGATCGGGCCAAGCAGTTGCTGGCCGATGAGCAGATGCCGATCTACCTGATTGCCGAGACCCTGGGGTTCAGCGAGACCGCGAGTTTCCGCCACGCGTTCCAGCGCTGGAGCGGAGTGGCACCCAGCCATTTCCGCGGTTGA
- the aspA gene encoding aspartate ammonia-lyase: MSSAASFRVEKDLLGTLEVPADAYYGIQTLRAANNFHLSGVPLSHYPKLVVALAMVKQAAADANRELGHLSDAKHAAISAACARLIKGDYHDQFVVDMIQGGAGTSTNMNANEVIANVALEAMGHQKGEYQYLHPNNDVNMAQSTNDAYPTAIRLGLLLGHDALLASLDSLIQAFAAKGKEFDHVLKMGRTQLQDAVPMTLGQEFRAFATTMTEDLQRLRSLAPELLTEINLGGTAIGTGINADPGYQALAVQRLATISGQPLVPAADLIEATSDMGAFVLFSGMLKRTAVKLSKICNDLRLLSSGPRTGINEINLPARQPGSSIMPGKVNPVIPEAVNQVAFAIMGNDLALTVAAEGGQLQLNVMEPLIAYKIFDSIRLLQRAMDMLREHCIVGITANEQRCRELVEHSIGLVTALNPYIGYENATRIARVALETGRGVLELVREEKLLDDEMLDDILRPENMIAPRLVPLKA; the protein is encoded by the coding sequence ATGTCCTCCGCTGCATCGTTCCGCGTCGAAAAAGATCTGCTTGGTACCCTTGAAGTCCCTGCCGATGCCTACTACGGCATCCAGACCCTGCGCGCTGCCAACAACTTCCATCTCTCCGGTGTTCCGCTGTCGCACTACCCGAAGCTGGTCGTGGCCCTGGCCATGGTCAAGCAGGCTGCTGCCGACGCCAACCGTGAGCTGGGTCACCTGAGCGATGCCAAGCACGCTGCCATCAGTGCAGCCTGCGCCCGCCTGATCAAAGGCGATTACCACGACCAGTTCGTGGTGGACATGATCCAGGGTGGTGCCGGTACTTCCACCAACATGAACGCGAACGAAGTCATCGCCAACGTCGCGCTGGAGGCCATGGGCCACCAGAAGGGTGAGTACCAGTACCTGCACCCGAACAACGACGTGAACATGGCGCAGTCGACCAACGACGCCTACCCGACCGCCATCCGCCTGGGCCTGCTGCTGGGCCATGACGCGCTGCTGGCCAGCCTCGACAGCCTGATTCAGGCCTTCGCTGCCAAAGGCAAGGAATTCGACCACGTACTGAAGATGGGCCGCACCCAGCTGCAGGATGCCGTGCCGATGACCCTGGGCCAGGAATTCCGCGCCTTCGCCACCACCATGACCGAAGACCTGCAGCGCCTGCGCTCGCTGGCTCCGGAACTGCTGACCGAAATCAACCTGGGTGGTACCGCCATCGGTACCGGCATCAACGCCGACCCGGGCTACCAGGCCCTGGCCGTACAACGCCTGGCCACCATCAGCGGCCAGCCGCTGGTACCGGCTGCCGACCTGATCGAAGCCACCTCCGACATGGGCGCCTTCGTGCTGTTCTCCGGCATGCTCAAGCGTACCGCGGTCAAGCTGTCGAAGATCTGCAACGACCTGCGCCTGCTGTCCAGCGGCCCGCGCACCGGCATCAACGAGATCAACCTGCCAGCGCGCCAGCCAGGCAGCTCGATCATGCCAGGCAAGGTCAACCCGGTAATTCCTGAGGCCGTCAACCAGGTGGCATTCGCCATCATGGGCAACGACCTGGCCCTGACCGTCGCCGCCGAAGGTGGCCAGCTGCAGCTGAACGTGATGGAACCGCTGATCGCCTACAAGATCTTCGACTCGATCCGCCTGCTCCAGCGCGCCATGGACATGCTGCGCGAGCACTGCATCGTCGGCATCACTGCCAACGAACAGCGCTGCCGTGAACTGGTCGAGCACTCGATCGGCCTGGTCACCGCCCTGAACCCGTACATCGGCTACGAAAACGCCACCCGTATCGCCCGCGTTGCCCTGGAAACCGGCCGCGGCGTACTGGAACTGGTGCGTGAAGAGAAGCTGCTGGACGACGAGATGCTCGACGACATCCTGCGTCCGGAAAACATGATCGCCCCACGTCTGGTTCCGCTGAAGGCGTAA
- a CDS encoding LysR substrate-binding domain-containing protein, with protein sequence MNLESKWLEDFSALASTRSFSQAAERRFVTQPAFSRRIRSLEAALGLTLVNRSRTPIELTEAGQLFLVTARTVVDQLSEVLRHLHHLEGGQGEVIQVAAAHSLASGFFPRWVAQLRNDGLNIATRLVATNVGDAVHALREGGCDLMLAFYDPDAALQMDAEIFPSLHMGTTEMLPVCTVGADGKPMFDLEGDASVPLLAYSAGAFLGRSVNLLLRQRNLRYTTVYETAMADSLKSMALEGMGIAWVPRLSMRGELERGELVVCGGSQWHVPLEIRLYRCALVRKANVRLLWRKLESAGGPGEASV encoded by the coding sequence ATGAACCTCGAAAGCAAGTGGCTGGAGGACTTCAGTGCCTTGGCCTCCACCCGCAGTTTTTCCCAGGCGGCAGAGCGGCGTTTCGTAACGCAACCCGCCTTCAGCCGGCGCATACGCAGCCTTGAAGCAGCGCTGGGCCTGACTTTGGTGAATCGTTCCCGCACGCCTATAGAGCTGACCGAGGCAGGACAGCTGTTTCTCGTCACCGCGCGTACCGTTGTCGACCAGTTGAGCGAAGTTCTTCGTCACTTGCACCACCTTGAAGGTGGCCAGGGCGAGGTGATCCAGGTGGCTGCCGCGCACTCCCTGGCATCGGGCTTTTTCCCACGCTGGGTGGCCCAGTTACGCAACGATGGTTTGAACATTGCCACCCGCCTGGTTGCGACTAACGTAGGGGATGCGGTGCACGCCCTGCGTGAAGGTGGCTGCGACCTGATGCTGGCTTTCTACGACCCCGATGCGGCGCTGCAGATGGACGCCGAAATCTTCCCGTCGCTGCACATGGGCACCACCGAGATGCTGCCGGTGTGTACGGTGGGTGCCGACGGCAAGCCCATGTTCGACCTGGAAGGCGATGCCAGCGTGCCTCTGCTGGCCTACAGTGCTGGGGCGTTTCTTGGGCGTTCGGTGAACCTGCTGCTACGCCAGCGCAACCTGCGCTACACCACTGTTTATGAAACGGCGATGGCTGACAGCCTCAAGAGCATGGCGCTGGAGGGTATGGGGATAGCCTGGGTGCCGCGCCTGTCGATGCGGGGTGAACTGGAGCGCGGTGAACTGGTGGTCTGCGGGGGCAGCCAATGGCATGTGCCGCTGGAAATCCGCCTTTACCGCTGCGCGCTGGTACGCAAGGCCAATGTGCGTCTGCTGTGGCGCAAGCTGGAGTCGGCAGGCGGCCCGGGCGAGGCGTCAGTTTGA
- the purE gene encoding 5-(carboxyamino)imidazole ribonucleotide mutase — protein sequence MSALVGVIMGSKSDWSTLSHTADMLEKLGIPYEVKVVSAHRTPDLLFQYAEEAEGRGIEVIIAGAGGAAHLPGMCAAKTHLPVLGVPVQSSMLSGVDSLLSIVQMPAGVPVATLAIGRAGAVNAALLSASILGAKYPQYHAALKQFRTEQTDTVLDNPDPRQA from the coding sequence ATGAGTGCACTGGTTGGCGTGATCATGGGCTCCAAGTCCGATTGGTCCACCCTTAGCCACACCGCCGATATGCTGGAAAAACTCGGCATTCCCTACGAAGTGAAGGTGGTTTCCGCCCACCGCACCCCGGACTTGCTGTTCCAGTACGCCGAAGAGGCTGAAGGGCGTGGTATCGAGGTGATCATTGCGGGTGCCGGTGGCGCTGCCCACCTGCCAGGCATGTGTGCCGCCAAGACCCACCTGCCGGTGCTGGGCGTACCGGTCCAGTCGTCGATGCTGTCGGGCGTCGATTCGCTGCTGTCGATCGTGCAGATGCCTGCCGGCGTGCCGGTTGCCACCCTGGCTATCGGCCGTGCTGGCGCCGTCAACGCCGCACTGCTGTCGGCGAGCATCCTGGGCGCCAAGTACCCGCAGTACCACGCGGCACTCAAGCAGTTCCGCACCGAGCAGACCGACACCGTGCTGGACAATCCAGACCCGCGCCAGGCTTGA
- a CDS encoding 5-(carboxyamino)imidazole ribonucleotide synthase has product MKIGVIGGGQLGRMLALAGTPLGMNFAFLDPAPDACAAPLGEHLRADYGDQDHLRQLADEVDLVTFEFESVPAETVAFLSQFVPVYPSAEALRIARDRLFEKSMFRDLGIPTPAFADILSQADLDAAVASIGLPAVLKTRTLGYDGKGQKVLRTPEDVVGTFAELGSVPCLLEGFVPFTGEVSLVAVRARDGETRFYPLVHNTHESGILRLSVASEAHPLQGLAEDYVGRVLKQLDYVGVMAFEFFEVDGGLKANEIAPRVHNSGHWTIEGAECSQFENHLRAIAGLPLGSTAKVGESAMLNFIGEVPAVDKVVAIDDCHLHHYGKAFKVGRKVGHATLRCQDMGTLKARIAEVEALISN; this is encoded by the coding sequence ATGAAGATCGGTGTAATCGGTGGCGGCCAACTGGGCCGCATGCTGGCCCTGGCGGGCACCCCGCTGGGCATGAACTTCGCCTTCCTCGACCCGGCGCCGGACGCCTGTGCCGCCCCGCTGGGCGAGCACCTGCGTGCCGACTACGGCGACCAGGACCACTTGCGCCAGCTGGCCGACGAAGTCGACCTGGTGACCTTCGAATTCGAAAGCGTCCCGGCCGAGACCGTGGCTTTCCTGTCGCAATTCGTCCCGGTCTACCCGAGCGCCGAAGCCCTGCGCATTGCCCGCGACCGCCTGTTCGAGAAGAGCATGTTCCGCGACCTGGGTATCCCGACCCCAGCGTTCGCCGACATCCTTTCGCAGGCAGACCTGGATGCGGCGGTCGCCAGCATCGGCCTGCCGGCTGTGCTCAAGACCCGCACCCTGGGCTACGACGGCAAGGGCCAGAAGGTTCTGCGTACGCCTGAAGATGTGGTCGGCACCTTCGCCGAACTGGGCAGCGTACCCTGCCTGCTGGAAGGCTTCGTACCATTCACCGGCGAAGTATCGCTGGTGGCTGTGCGTGCCCGCGATGGCGAAACCCGCTTCTACCCGCTGGTGCACAACACCCACGAGAGCGGCATCCTGCGTCTGTCGGTGGCCAGCGAGGCGCACCCGCTGCAGGGCCTGGCCGAAGACTATGTCGGCCGTGTGCTCAAGCAGTTGGACTATGTCGGCGTGATGGCTTTCGAGTTCTTCGAAGTCGACGGTGGCCTGAAGGCCAACGAAATCGCCCCGCGTGTGCACAACTCCGGGCACTGGACCATCGAAGGCGCCGAGTGCAGCCAGTTCGAGAACCACCTGCGTGCCATTGCCGGCCTGCCGCTGGGTTCGACCGCCAAGGTCGGTGAAAGCGCCATGCTCAACTTTATTGGCGAAGTACCGGCGGTGGACAAGGTTGTGGCCATCGACGATTGCCATCTGCACCATTACGGCAAGGCCTTCAAGGTCGGGCGCAAGGTCGGCCACGCCACCCTGCGCTGCCAGGACATGGGCACCCTCAAGGCCAGGATCGCTGAAGTAGAGGCGTTGATCAGCAACTGA
- a CDS encoding GlsB/YeaQ/YmgE family stress response membrane protein: MGIIGTIFIGLIVGLLARFLKPGDDSMGWIMTILLGIAGSLLATYGGQALGIYQAGQAAGFVGALVGAIILLVIYGFIKKR, translated from the coding sequence ATGGGCATCATTGGAACCATCTTCATCGGCCTCATCGTCGGCTTGCTGGCCCGCTTCCTCAAGCCGGGCGACGACAGCATGGGCTGGATCATGACCATTCTGCTGGGTATAGCCGGTTCCCTGCTCGCCACCTATGGCGGCCAGGCGCTGGGGATCTACCAGGCGGGTCAGGCTGCAGGATTCGTCGGTGCGCTGGTGGGTGCGATCATCCTTCTGGTGATCTACGGATTCATCAAGAAACGCTGA
- a CDS encoding DUF3299 domain-containing protein, translated as MRAFFLIPLFLASTLAHAELPETDWLELMPKSDQKALEEMPEIDHNSPEANGTFTAKGGLKQSKGLPAVMYSTKTVAAMNGKDIRLGGYPVPLESDAKGNSTLFFLVPYPGACIHVPPPPPNQLVLVRYPKGLKIDDIYTPLWVSGKLKVEKVSNDLADAAYALDAGKVRVVEDADL; from the coding sequence ATGCGTGCCTTTTTCCTCATTCCCTTGTTCCTGGCCAGTACCCTGGCCCATGCCGAACTGCCTGAAACCGACTGGCTGGAGCTTATGCCCAAGTCGGACCAGAAGGCGCTCGAAGAAATGCCCGAAATCGACCACAACTCGCCGGAGGCCAATGGCACCTTCACGGCCAAAGGTGGCCTCAAGCAGAGCAAGGGCCTGCCCGCGGTGATGTATTCGACCAAGACCGTGGCAGCCATGAACGGCAAGGACATCCGCCTCGGCGGCTACCCGGTGCCGCTGGAGAGCGATGCCAAGGGCAACAGCACCTTGTTCTTCCTTGTGCCTTACCCTGGCGCCTGCATCCACGTGCCGCCGCCACCGCCCAACCAGCTGGTGTTGGTGCGTTATCCGAAGGGGTTGAAGATCGATGACATCTACACACCGCTATGGGTCAGCGGCAAGCTGAAGGTAGAGAAGGTCAGCAATGACCTGGCCGATGCGGCCTATGCGCTGGATGCGGGGAAGGTGAGGGTGGTGGAAGACGCCGATCTCTGA
- a CDS encoding D-hexose-6-phosphate mutarotase: protein MATFKVESEQHGELNCWRISSDRAELLIAQQGAQILSYQRVGEPPLLWLSDQAIFRQGKSVRAGVPVCWPWFGNLQRNPASVQAMFHGEQAPAHGLARTRDWQLLGIEETGNTLRIEFGLPEAQGDLPDWPHEVELKLLVVLGDELELSLTSRNLGNSPVTISQALHSYFAVSDVRQARVEGVEGLQYIETLADWEQRQQQGALAFTGETDRIYLDTPQQLSIVDSHWDRRITLTCSGSRSAVIWNPWTERAKELADMADDGWQRMLCIETANVWDDVVELKPGGSRSLQVRIGSVVI from the coding sequence ATGGCTACCTTCAAGGTCGAATCCGAGCAACACGGCGAACTCAACTGCTGGCGCATCAGCAGCGACCGCGCCGAACTACTGATCGCCCAGCAGGGCGCGCAGATCCTCAGCTACCAGCGTGTTGGCGAGCCACCGCTGCTGTGGCTGAGCGACCAGGCCATCTTCCGCCAGGGCAAATCGGTGCGTGCCGGTGTGCCGGTGTGCTGGCCGTGGTTTGGCAACCTGCAGCGCAATCCCGCATCGGTACAAGCGATGTTCCATGGCGAGCAGGCGCCCGCCCATGGCCTGGCGCGCACGCGTGACTGGCAGTTGCTGGGCATCGAAGAAACGGGCAATACGCTGCGCATCGAATTCGGCCTGCCCGAGGCCCAGGGTGACCTGCCGGATTGGCCGCATGAGGTTGAACTCAAGTTGTTGGTGGTGCTGGGCGATGAGCTCGAACTGAGCCTGACCAGCCGCAACCTGGGCAACAGCCCCGTGACCATCAGCCAGGCCCTGCACAGCTATTTCGCCGTCAGTGACGTGCGCCAGGCGCGCGTCGAAGGGGTCGAGGGGCTGCAGTACATCGAGACCCTGGCCGACTGGGAACAGCGCCAGCAGCAAGGCGCGTTGGCGTTTACCGGGGAAACCGACCGGATCTACCTGGATACGCCGCAGCAGCTGAGCATCGTCGATTCACACTGGGACCGGCGGATTACCTTGACCTGCAGCGGGTCGCGCTCGGCGGTGATCTGGAACCCATGGACCGAGCGGGCCAAGGAGCTGGCGGACATGGCCGATGACGGCTGGCAGCGGATGCTGTGCATCGAGACGGCGAATGTCTGGGATGATGTGGTGGAGCTCAAGCCCGGGGGCAGCCGATCTCTGCAGGTGAGGATCGGTAGCGTAGTGATCTGA
- a CDS encoding acyl-CoA thioesterase, whose translation MIELEQEDPIPQGDLALQITALPRETNGFGDIFGGWLVAQMDLAGTAMASRVAGGRVATVSIDRMAFLVPVAVGAQLSFYTQTLEIGRSSIRMMVEVWSDDPLSSEWRKVTEATFVFVAIDGSGRTRSVPRR comes from the coding sequence ATGATTGAGCTCGAACAAGAAGATCCTATCCCGCAAGGCGATCTGGCCTTGCAAATCACCGCGCTGCCGCGCGAAACCAACGGCTTTGGCGACATCTTTGGCGGCTGGCTGGTCGCACAGATGGACCTTGCCGGCACCGCCATGGCCAGCCGCGTCGCCGGTGGCCGGGTGGCCACGGTGTCCATCGACCGCATGGCGTTCCTCGTGCCGGTGGCCGTGGGCGCGCAACTGTCGTTCTATACCCAGACCCTGGAAATCGGCCGCAGCTCGATCCGCATGATGGTCGAGGTGTGGAGCGATGACCCGCTGTCCAGCGAATGGCGCAAGGTCACCGAAGCGACATTCGTGTTCGTTGCCATCGACGGCAGTGGCCGAACCCGCTCTGTGCCTCGTCGCTGA
- a CDS encoding MFS transporter, whose product MTSVPSSIEQPSRPLTRSDYKTLSLSALGGALEFYDFIIFVFFATVVGKLFFPADMPEWLRLMQTFGIFAAGYLARPLGGIVMAHFGDLLGRKKMFTLSIFMMALPTLIMGLLPTYAQVGLWAPILLLLMRVIQGAAIGGEVPGAWVFVSEHVPARNTGYACGTLTAGLTAGILLGSLVATLINTLYSAEEVADYAWRIPFLLGGVFGLFSVYLRRWLHETPVFAEMQQRKALAEELPLRAVLRDHRGPIILSMLLTWMLSAGIVVVILMTPALLQSLYHVSPTDSLKANSLAIVLLSIGCIGAGSLADRFGAGRVFVIGSLLLLVSSWTFYHSLPTHPELLFPLYAVTGLCVGVIGAVPYVMVKAFPPVVRFSGLSFSYNVAYAIFGGLTPMVVTALLKVSPMAPAYYVAGLCAVGLCVGLYLLANKR is encoded by the coding sequence ATGACCTCCGTGCCGAGCAGTATCGAGCAGCCCTCGCGGCCGCTGACCCGCAGTGACTACAAGACCCTTTCACTGTCCGCCCTGGGCGGAGCCCTGGAGTTCTACGACTTCATCATTTTCGTGTTCTTCGCCACGGTGGTCGGCAAGCTGTTCTTCCCTGCCGACATGCCCGAATGGCTTCGCCTGATGCAAACCTTTGGCATCTTCGCCGCCGGTTACCTGGCGCGGCCGCTGGGTGGCATCGTCATGGCCCACTTCGGCGATCTGCTGGGGCGCAAGAAGATGTTCACCCTGAGCATCTTCATGATGGCCCTGCCGACCCTGATCATGGGCCTGCTGCCGACTTATGCACAGGTCGGCCTGTGGGCGCCGATCCTGTTGTTGCTGATGCGGGTGATTCAGGGCGCAGCCATCGGTGGTGAAGTGCCGGGCGCCTGGGTGTTCGTCTCCGAGCACGTGCCGGCGCGCAACACTGGTTACGCCTGCGGCACCCTGACCGCGGGCCTTACGGCGGGCATCCTGCTCGGCTCGCTGGTGGCGACGCTGATCAACACCCTGTACAGCGCCGAAGAAGTGGCTGATTACGCCTGGCGTATTCCGTTCCTGCTCGGCGGTGTGTTCGGCCTGTTCTCGGTGTACTTGCGCCGCTGGCTGCACGAAACCCCGGTGTTCGCCGAGATGCAGCAGCGCAAGGCCCTGGCCGAAGAGTTGCCGCTGCGCGCGGTGCTGCGTGACCACCGCGGCCCGATCATCCTGTCGATGCTGCTGACCTGGATGTTGTCTGCCGGCATCGTGGTGGTGATCCTGATGACCCCGGCACTGCTGCAAAGCCTCTACCACGTCAGCCCCACCGACTCGCTCAAGGCCAACAGCCTGGCGATCGTGCTGCTCAGCATCGGCTGCATCGGCGCCGGCAGCCTGGCCGACCGCTTCGGCGCGGGCCGGGTGTTCGTGATCGGCAGCCTGCTGCTGCTGGTCAGCTCCTGGACCTTCTATCACAGCCTTCCGACCCACCCTGAGCTGTTGTTCCCGCTGTATGCGGTGACCGGGTTGTGCGTGGGTGTAATCGGTGCGGTTCCCTACGTGATGGTCAAGGCATTCCCGCCAGTGGTGCGTTTCAGCGGGTTGTCGTTCTCTTATAACGTGGCTTACGCCATCTTCGGCGGCCTGACGCCGATGGTGGTGACGGCGTTGCTCAAGGTCAGCCCGATGGCACCTGCCTACTATGTGGCAGGGCTGTGTGCCGTCGGTCTGTGCGTTGGCCTGTACCTGCTCGCCAACAAACGCTGA